One part of the Papilio machaon chromosome 5, ilPapMach1.1, whole genome shotgun sequence genome encodes these proteins:
- the LOC106708888 gene encoding uncharacterized protein LOC106708888, protein MDHDNKKVFETGVKRNSLILENNLYEIIQRDVAKPILSKIRDDVEDITFNFIPSGGKFYIPKKKSKLKVLTIRDLRVMYEEDILQTLPNELEKQQKLLLRKIKHGFAKDENTRSIAINLLKSNNPISRLSWQMLMNLNPEDKIHSSQYILWDGKCIRLNGSTGGRNKFICNFDVYRGMNKDICRKTTSTRSKLLNKKRCLLRASLDVRFKPGPLSKKKRLDYSYQKYNVGEVKLVKLPKPGLHIQPMYGTPIEPTVKTFLQSLREDDGTISAKWAEFAVSMLGKVTNQVVHIENEDFITFNLNYKYNQNHILMRQDLGSFQGTINDNLISQELPPCTIFNESTLTSEVRAVVDEIVDAVEISLNKDLNYPAFDEPRDILTTSKTEIPTQGKEKVKRRYGELDRLDVTVIRLSESHKKNVTKPCQQTFCSLGCICDSLECNYNLKDHCGRVDCMFICKCDFSNYKFTDSLDGDNSQLYPGLYYLDQKINGKLSKEEQKFHQTVILKDDKSILLKSNRRNWKATQKYADFYNNMRLRSEIKNKKMLSIVVTKLNCRNIEPWCMVHNLYKCFCKGKFTESLTYDASKNEQKHLTNEVGKDNEVLSVPDVTQKESTALSITEISHTNTDRNIAGLTPYFCSRVLPYKGRNHDIKYYKTTNKKILEMEKHDIRLQAKMINILNQSYGVENTEEVNENMTEVNENIEEVVENTEEVPEKSMEVNENSIEGPYEKDEPLGIEALRRPVIFPSKNKTRGMWITVNKVDNAEVINNPLSFMPSFNKGRDQVITFGNDGCSDSNYDITPSTSADDQQLANENSAKSLVKNPKFVKPVKINKADCFKLPLKILTKPFPRCIKKRGKFIQENKSPTDTSLEDDMVSLPKETEEKIIESSNVTNNSEFNELLAKIPPQIKITNIASLCGLKSSSGKLTNSKRPEKGMFVLKPEEINERLAFNYFRLLQPDEINESSTELPTAQPHTIPEDSATICSMGENSFNYATVLSAVQDSLGCPANSSEVVDSLDTTPICSGDENSLESTAIYSPLTTDVCVISDEEDSNNFSSTSSWKEIWIMCTNIKNLGWVPGRRNEENKLSFRFPGFAFTDFYEEEVAFNKINQVFMRKVYVPKNITMKWRVVENVADVNVEDELNLNYLNADYVLTKHGLVHKNSLVFRGRKRIQEDNNLWSSKKIRIDDENESDVDKIDIEYINLPEDKDNSDVDDVLGDEMKNDDDKKGSDNVDKKEINNDTVFYKNIQDEDNSLFEDKEKMEEYRKVFGCAPAIASMSTRMKQLSTREVLKLDSAD, encoded by the exons ATGGACcatgacaataaaaaagtttttgaaacAGGCGTGAAGAGAAACTCGTTAATCTtggaaaataatctttatgaGATTATCCAAAGAGACGTCGCTAAACCCATTCTTTCAAAAATAAGAGATGACGTTGAAGACATCACTTTCAATTTCATTCCATCAGGTGGCaaattttatataccaaaGAAGAAAAGTAAACTTAAAGTATTAACTATTAGAGATCTACGTGTTATGTATGAAGAAGATATATTGCAAACATTACCTAATGAATTGGAAAAACAACAGAAGCTCTTgcttagaaaaataaaacatggatTTGCCAAAGACGAAAATACTAGAAGCATCgctataaatttgttaaaatccAATAATCCAATTTCTAGACTATCGTGGCAAATGTTAATGAATCTCAATCCAGAAGACAAAATACATTCTTCGCAATACATTTTATGGGACGGGAAATGTATTCGATTAAATGGAAGCACAGGtggaagaaataaatttatatgtaattttgatGTATATAGAGGCATGAACAAAGATATTTGTAGAAAAACAACTTCAACAAGaagtaaacttttaaataaaaagagatgTTTGTTGCGTGCTTCGTTGGATGTAAGGTTTAAACCTGGGCCATTAAGTAAAAAGAAACGTTTAGATTATTCTtaccaaaaatataatgtgGGTGAAGTGAAATTAGTAAAGTTACCAAAACCGGGCTTACATATTCAGCCAATGTACGGTACACCGATAGAGCCGacagtaaaaacatttttgcaaAGCTTGCGCGAAGACGATGGTACTATATCCGCGAAATGGGCAGAGTTTGCGGTTTCGATGCTAGGAAAGGTAACAAATCAAGTTGTACATATCGAAAATGAAGATTTTATCacatttaacttaaattataaatacaatcaGAACCATATTTTAATGCGGCAGGATCTTGGTAGTTTTCAAGGTACAATAAACGACAATTTAATTAGTCAAGAGCTTCCGCCTTGCACAATATTCAATGAGTCAACATTGACATCAGAAGTTAGAGCTGTAGTCGACGAAATTGTTGATGCGGttgaaataagtttaaataaagatcTAAATTACCCAGCATTTGATGAACCCAGAGATATTTTAACCACTAGTAAAACAGAGATTCCTACTCAAGGCAAAGAAAAAGTTAAACGTAGATATGGAGAGTTAGACAGACTTGACGTAACGGTGATAAGATTATCCGaaagtcataaaaaaaatgtcactaAACCATGTCAACAAACATTTTGTAGCTTAGGATGCATTTGTGATTCCTTAGAATGTAATTATAACCTAAAAGATCATTGCGGTCGCGTGGATTGcatgtttatatgtaaatgtgacttttcaaattataaatttacggATTCTTTAGACGGTGATAATTCTCAACTCTACCCTGGTTTATATTACTTAGACCAAAAAATTAACGGTAAATTGTCAAAAGAAgaacaaaaatttcatcaaactGTCATTTTAAAAGACGATAAAAGTATCTTATTAAAGTCCAACAGAAGAAATTGGAAAGCAACACAAAAATATGCggatttttataacaacatgCGTTTAcgttctgaaataaaaaataaaaaaatgctatcTATTGTGGTGACCAAATTAAATTGTCGTAACATTGAACCTTGGTGTATGGTTCATAACTTATATAAGTGCTTTTGCAAAGGTAAATTTACGGAGAGTTTAACTTATGATGCTAGTAAAAACGAGCAGAAACATTTAACTAATGAAGTCGGTAAAGACAATGAAGTTCTTTCTGTGCCAGATGTAACTCAAAAAGAATCTACTGCTTTAAGTATCACCGAAATCTCTCATACAAATACTGATCGCAATATTGCCGGTCTAACACCTTATTTTTGTTCAAGAGTACTGCCTTATAAAGGTAGAAATcacgatattaaatattataaaacaacaaataaaaaaattttggAAATGGAAAAACACGATATTAGGCTTCAAGCGAAAAtgatcaatattttaaaccaatCTTATGGAGTGGAAAATACGGAGgaagttaatgaaaatatgaCAGAAGTTAATGAAAACATTGAGGAAGTAGTTGAAAACACAGAAGAAGTTCCTGAAAAATCGATGGAAGTTAATGAAAACTCGATAgaag GACCATATGAAAAGGATGAACCATTGGGGATAGAAGCTTTAAGAAGACCTGTAATATTTccaagtaaaaacaaaacaagagGTATGTGGATAACAGTAAATAAAGTTGATAATGCTGAAGTGATCAATAACCCTCTATCTTTTATGCCATCATTTAATAAGGGCCGTGACCAGGTAATAACATTTGGAAATGACGGATGCTCAGACTCAAATTATGATATAACACCGTCAACTTCTGCGGACGATCAACAACTTGCGAATGAAAATTCTGCAAAAAGTTTAGTTAAGAATCCAAAATTTGTCAAACcggtgaaaataaataaagctgattgttttaaattgcctttgaaaattttaactaaaccATTCCCTAGATGTATTAAAAAGAGAGGCAAATTTATTCAAGAAAACAAGTCACCTACAGATACTTCTTTAGAAGATGACATGGTTAGTTTGCCTAAAGAAACTGaggaaaaaattattgaaagttctaatgtaacaaataattcaGAGTTTAATGAACTTTTAGCCAAGATCCCAcctcaaattaaaataacaaacattgcaTCCCTGTGTGGACTAAAGTCTTCCAGTGGCAAATTAACGAATAGCAAGAGGCCCGAAAAGGGCATGTTCGTCTTAAAACCTGAAGAAATTAATGAAAGATTagcgtttaattattttcgtcTCTTGCAACCCgatgaaataaatgaaagcaGCACCGAGTTACCTACAGCACAACCTCACACAATCCCCGAAGATTCTGCTACAATCTGTTCTATGGGTGAAAACTCTTTTAATTACGCTACCGTCTTGTCAGCCGTTCAAGACTCTCTTGGTTGTCCTGCAAATAGTTCAGAAGTTGTAGACTCGCTTGATACCACACCAATTTGTTCAGGCGATGAAAACTCTCTCGAAAGCACTGCAATATATTCACCACTGACGACTGACGTTTGTGTAATTTCCGATGAAGAAGattctaataatttttcaagtaCTAGCTCGTGGAAAGAAATATGGATTATGtgcacaaatataaaaaacttaggtTGGGTACCAGGAAGAAGAAACGAGGAAAACAAACTCAGTTTTAGATTTCCAGGTTTTGCatttaccgatttttatgaagaAGAAGTAgcgtttaataaaataaatca AGTATTCATGAGAAAAGTGTAcgttccaaaaaatataacaatgaaatGGCGAGTTGTAGAGAACGTAGCAGATGTAAATGTGGAAGatgaattgaatttaaattatttaaatgcagattac gttttaacaaaacatggtttagtacataaaaatagtttGGTATTCAGAGGAAGGAAGAGAATTCAGGAAGATAACAATTTATGGAGCAGTAAGAAAATAAGAATCGATGATGAAAATGAAAGCGACGttgataaaattgatattgaGTATATTAACCTACCAGAGGATAAAGATAATTCGGATGTTGATGATGTGTTAGGTGATGAGATGAAAAATGACGATGATAAAAAAGGTAGCGataatgttgataaaaaagaaattaacaatGATACcgtattttataagaatattcAAGACGAGGATAATAGTTTATTCgaagataaagaaaaaatggaGGAATATCGTAAAGTATTTGGTTGTGCTCCTGCCATTGCGTCCATGTCCACGAGAATGAAGCAATTGTCTACAAGA GAAGTTTTGAAGCTTGACTCAGCCGACTGA